One Deinococcus reticulitermitis DNA segment encodes these proteins:
- a CDS encoding AEC family transporter, producing the protein MLQALSTVLLPVVLVAGLGALLASRFPIDQASVSRLTLYLLSPALILDVILKTPVQAAEALHLGAAYLLTLILCLCLGALAGWGRPAAERRSLSAGVGIWNSGNMGLPIALFAFGQAGFERATVLFLASFIGMYLFGPAVYTLGRAGSNPASALRGMVRLPAIWVAVLAIVLRFLGVTLPEGLTRGVSLLAQATLPMVLLALGLHLGAGGWPRLSRALWLGTAARLIGGPLIAYAVGRGLGLSALNVQVLVLSASMPTAVNALLLAREYGADTDTVAGIATLSTLGSVLTIAAVVTLLPGLG; encoded by the coding sequence GTTTTCCGATCGATCAGGCCAGCGTCTCGCGCCTCACGCTGTATCTGCTCTCGCCCGCGCTGATCCTCGACGTGATCCTGAAAACGCCCGTGCAGGCCGCCGAAGCCCTGCACCTCGGCGCGGCGTACCTGCTCACCCTGATCCTGTGCCTGTGCCTCGGGGCGCTCGCCGGCTGGGGCCGCCCCGCCGCCGAGCGGCGCAGCCTGAGCGCGGGCGTGGGCATCTGGAACAGCGGCAACATGGGCCTGCCCATCGCGCTCTTTGCCTTCGGGCAGGCGGGCTTCGAGCGGGCGACGGTGCTGTTCCTCGCGTCCTTTATCGGGATGTACCTCTTCGGCCCCGCCGTCTACACCCTCGGGCGCGCGGGCTCGAATCCGGCCTCGGCCCTGCGCGGGATGGTCCGGCTGCCGGCGATCTGGGTGGCTGTGCTCGCCATTGTGCTGCGTTTCCTCGGCGTCACGCTCCCCGAGGGCCTGACGCGCGGGGTGTCGCTGCTCGCCCAGGCGACGTTGCCGATGGTGCTGCTCGCGCTCGGGCTGCACCTCGGCGCGGGCGGCTGGCCCCGGCTGAGCCGTGCGCTGTGGCTCGGCACGGCGGCGCGGCTGATCGGGGGACCCCTGATCGCCTACGCCGTCGGGCGCGGGCTGGGCCTGAGCGCGCTGAACGTGCAGGTGCTCGTCCTCTCGGCGAGCATGCCCACCGCCGTCAACGCCCTGCTGCTCGCCCGCGAGTACGGCGCCGACACCGACACCGTCGCCGGCATCGCCACCTTGAGCACCCTGGGAAGCGTGCTCACCATCGCGGCGGTGGTGACGCTGCTGCCGGGGCTGGGGTAG
- a CDS encoding ribbon-helix-helix domain-containing protein: MTHQNAERMTISLPPDIARYIKAYQQTHGLESRSEAFVKAVQALRERELAEQYTALARENDPERALFLEGNTDGLEPSDGSEWL, translated from the coding sequence ATGACTCACCAGAACGCCGAACGCATGACCATCAGCCTGCCGCCCGATATCGCCCGTTACATCAAGGCCTACCAGCAAACGCACGGACTGGAAAGCCGCAGCGAAGCCTTCGTGAAAGCCGTTCAAGCCCTCAGGGAACGGGAACTGGCCGAGCAATACACCGCACTCGCCCGTGAGAACGACCCCGAACGCGCCCTCTTTCTGGAAGGCAACACCGACGGACTGGAACCCAGCGACGGTAGCGAATGGCTGTAG
- a CDS encoding type II toxin-antitoxin system VapB family antitoxin: protein MATNLQIDPELLERALKIGGHRTKRETVNEALAEYVRHREQLRILDLFGTVDPADMASDEEMRAQRKRS, encoded by the coding sequence ATGGCGACGAACCTGCAAATTGATCCTGAGCTATTGGAACGTGCTCTCAAGATCGGCGGTCACCGTACCAAACGGGAGACGGTGAACGAGGCGCTAGCGGAGTACGTGCGCCACCGCGAACAGCTCAGGATTCTGGACCTGTTCGGAACGGTGGACCCGGCAGATATGGCGAGCGACGAGGAGATGCGGGCGCAGCGGAAGCGTTCATGA
- a CDS encoding PIN domain-containing protein: MLLDASALLAYLTNEPGTDEVRAVLLEGPCWISSVTLTEAEGKLVGRGDFTHGQVQDKYSALLALVREEPFDSVCRARAAFYYARKSAYNLSLGDAACLGTAEALGLDVLTAERGWAKVPDLPFKVHLIR; the protein is encoded by the coding sequence GTGCTGCTCGATGCCAGTGCCCTTCTGGCCTACTTGACCAATGAGCCAGGGACCGACGAAGTTCGCGCCGTCCTGCTGGAAGGCCCGTGTTGGATCAGCAGCGTGACCCTGACCGAAGCCGAGGGCAAACTGGTCGGGCGCGGCGACTTCACGCATGGGCAGGTTCAGGACAAGTACAGCGCCCTGCTTGCTCTGGTTCGGGAAGAGCCTTTTGATTCTGTTTGCCGGGCAAGAGCAGCGTTCTACTACGCCCGCAAGTCGGCCTACAACCTGAGCCTGGGAGACGCGGCCTGCCTGGGAACGGCGGAGGCGCTGGGCCTGGACGTGCTCACCGCCGAGCGGGGCTGGGCCAAGGTTCCCGATCTACCCTTCAAGGTGCATCTGATTCGGTAA
- a CDS encoding DNA-methyltransferase — protein sequence MIEHLKTIRDNSFDLSVTSPPYNKRITTRGWLVRDVKYSHSDDAMPEEDYQRWQIEFLNEMYRVMKPGASLFYNHKLRWLDGKLHHPFTWISSTEWNIRQEIIWDRGIAANMRGWRFWQLDERIYWLYKPQKDGDVGKELLSKHAKMSSIWRFPPEPRKENHPAPFPLELPVRIISSMELPEGALVFDPFSGTGTSLVAAKLLGYSYYGIDISPDYVDYTRKRLRRSTQEAQQCKQEVAKHFVKKPFKRRKEEGQTKWPYRDLSEDAK from the coding sequence GTGATCGAGCATCTTAAAACGATAAGGGACAATTCGTTTGATCTTTCTGTAACTTCCCCGCCATATAACAAGAGGATTACTACTCGTGGCTGGCTAGTGAGAGATGTAAAGTATAGTCACTCTGATGACGCTATGCCAGAAGAAGACTATCAGAGGTGGCAAATTGAGTTTTTAAATGAAATGTATAGAGTTATGAAACCTGGCGCATCGCTGTTTTATAATCATAAGCTTAGATGGCTTGATGGGAAGTTACACCACCCGTTCACCTGGATTTCTTCTACTGAATGGAATATCCGCCAAGAAATTATATGGGATCGGGGTATCGCTGCCAATATGCGCGGATGGCGATTTTGGCAGCTCGATGAACGCATATATTGGCTTTATAAGCCACAAAAAGATGGTGACGTTGGCAAAGAGCTTCTCTCTAAGCATGCCAAAATGTCATCTATTTGGCGTTTTCCTCCTGAGCCTCGAAAAGAAAACCATCCAGCCCCATTCCCACTTGAGTTACCAGTTAGGATCATCTCATCTATGGAGCTACCAGAAGGGGCGTTGGTTTTCGATCCTTTTAGTGGAACAGGAACATCGCTAGTTGCCGCTAAACTACTTGGGTATTCATATTATGGCATAGACATCTCGCCGGATTATGTCGATTATACAAGAAAGCGGCTCAGAAGAAGCACACAGGAAGCACAGCAATGTAAACAAGAAGTAGCAAAACACTTTGTAAAAAAACCCTTTAAACGACGTAAGGAAGAGGGGCAAACGAAGTGGCCCTATCGAGATTTAAGCGAGGATGCTAAGTGA
- the vapC gene encoding type II toxin-antitoxin system VapC family toxin: protein MIVDSNIWSEAFRKHTDDPSPELRMLTDLVREGRVQMLGCIRQEVLQGLRGQEVFERIRQSLRALPDREASFLEYELAAEFFNICRGKGIQGSSTDFLIAACSVAWGLPLLTKDKDFGRYAEHIPLRLVRV, encoded by the coding sequence GTGATCGTTGACAGCAACATCTGGTCAGAGGCGTTCAGAAAGCACACGGACGACCCCTCGCCAGAGTTACGGATGCTGACTGATCTGGTGCGCGAAGGCCGGGTCCAGATGCTCGGCTGTATCCGTCAGGAGGTCCTCCAGGGTCTGCGAGGGCAGGAGGTCTTTGAACGAATTCGCCAGAGCTTACGCGCACTCCCAGACCGGGAAGCGTCCTTTCTCGAATACGAGCTAGCGGCAGAGTTCTTCAACATCTGCCGGGGCAAGGGTATTCAGGGAAGCAGCACGGATTTTCTGATCGCGGCTTGCAGCGTGGCCTGGGGACTGCCCCTCTTGACGAAGGACAAGGATTTCGGGCGGTACGCCGAGCACATCCCACTGAGGCTGGTGCGGGTTTAG
- the carB gene encoding carbamoyl-phosphate synthase large subunit — protein MPKRTDLQTILILGSGPIQIGQAAEFDYSGTQALKALKKEGYRVVLVNSNPATIMTDPDLADATYLEPLTPEFVRKVIEKERPDALLPTLGGQTALNLAMELNANGTLEQFGVELIGANAEAIHKGEDREAFQAAMKKIGVETARGKMVHSMEEAVEYQGEIGLPIVIRPSFTLGGTGGGIAHTYEDFLTITEGGLRDSPVNSVLLEESILGWKEYELEVMRDHADTVVIITSIENFDPMGVHTGDSITVAPAQTLSDVEYQRLRDQSLAIIREIGVDTGGSNIQFAVDPQNGRVIVIEMNPRVSRSSALASKATGFPIAKIAALLAVGYHLDELPNDITRSTPASFEPSIDYVVTKIPRFAFEKFPGTPDALGTQMRSVGEVMAIGRTFKESVQKALRSVESDVRGVFAAMSDDELRGLLYGNPRRLEAVLELLRRGEGTPAIHDATKIDPWFLSQLQEIVDAEKEILHLGPIGEWKYEIWREVKRLGFSDARLGELVGLGELEVRELRKAAKATPVYKTVDTCAAEFEAYTPYHYSTYEWEDEVTPTDKPKVVILGSGPNRIGQGVEFDYATVHAVWALQEAGYETIMVNSNPETVSTDYDTADRLYFEPLTFEDVMNIVEHEKPVGVIVQLGGQTPLKLARKLADAGAPIIGTSPETIHEAEDRASFNALCERLGLPQPRGKVAETPAQARELAAELGFPLMARPSYVLGGRAMRTVRSMDELTTYLDEVYAAVEGQPSILLDQFLEGALELDVDTLCDGERAVVAGIMEHVEAAGVHSGDSACVLPPVNLSAELTQRVKADTERLALALGVKGLMNVQWAVKDGVAYILEANPRASRTVPFVSKAVNHPLAKSAARIAAGQTLEQIGLLETPTPRMYSVKEVHLPFLKFKDVSPVLGPEMKSTGESMGIDSDPYLAFYRAQLGAKNYLPLEGTALLIGDGLDDVAGMLQGAGLKVIREQNGDQLPDLLIDVTGSALLRTALERGVPIVSTREGAEWTAQAIKAAVGTELGVKGLQEWVEA, from the coding sequence ATGCCCAAGCGTACTGACCTCCAGACCATCCTGATTCTCGGCAGCGGCCCCATCCAGATCGGGCAGGCGGCCGAGTTCGACTATTCGGGCACGCAGGCGCTCAAGGCGCTGAAAAAAGAGGGGTACCGCGTCGTGCTGGTGAACTCCAACCCGGCGACGATCATGACCGACCCCGACCTCGCGGACGCCACTTACCTGGAGCCGCTGACCCCGGAGTTCGTCCGCAAGGTGATCGAGAAGGAGCGTCCCGACGCCCTGCTGCCCACCCTGGGCGGGCAAACGGCGCTGAACCTGGCGATGGAGCTGAACGCCAACGGCACGCTTGAGCAGTTCGGCGTCGAGCTGATCGGCGCGAACGCCGAGGCCATCCACAAGGGCGAGGACCGCGAGGCGTTCCAGGCCGCGATGAAGAAAATAGGCGTGGAGACGGCGCGGGGAAAGATGGTGCATTCGATGGAGGAAGCCGTCGAGTACCAGGGGGAGATCGGCCTCCCTATCGTCATCCGGCCCTCCTTCACACTGGGCGGCACGGGCGGCGGCATCGCGCACACCTACGAGGACTTCCTGACCATCACGGAAGGCGGCCTGCGGGACAGCCCCGTGAACTCGGTGCTGCTCGAAGAGAGCATCCTGGGCTGGAAGGAATACGAGCTGGAGGTCATGCGCGACCACGCCGACACGGTGGTCATCATCACGAGCATCGAGAACTTCGACCCGATGGGCGTGCACACCGGCGACTCGATCACGGTGGCCCCGGCGCAGACCCTCAGCGACGTGGAGTACCAGCGGCTGCGGGACCAGTCGCTCGCCATCATCCGCGAGATCGGGGTGGATACGGGCGGCTCGAACATCCAGTTCGCGGTGGACCCGCAGAACGGGCGCGTGATCGTGATCGAGATGAACCCGCGCGTCAGCCGCAGTTCAGCGCTGGCGAGCAAGGCGACCGGCTTTCCCATCGCCAAGATCGCCGCCCTGCTCGCGGTGGGCTACCACCTCGACGAGCTGCCGAACGACATCACCCGGAGCACGCCCGCCTCCTTTGAACCCAGCATCGATTACGTGGTGACCAAGATTCCGCGCTTCGCCTTCGAGAAGTTCCCCGGCACCCCTGACGCGCTGGGCACCCAGATGCGCTCCGTGGGCGAGGTGATGGCGATTGGCCGCACCTTCAAGGAAAGCGTGCAGAAGGCGCTGCGGAGTGTGGAAAGCGACGTGCGCGGCGTGTTCGCGGCTATGTCGGACGACGAACTGCGCGGCCTGCTGTACGGCAACCCGCGCCGCCTGGAGGCCGTGCTCGAACTCCTGCGGCGGGGCGAGGGCACGCCCGCCATTCACGACGCGACGAAAATCGACCCCTGGTTCCTCTCCCAACTTCAGGAGATCGTGGACGCCGAGAAGGAAATCCTCCACCTCGGCCCCATTGGCGAGTGGAAGTACGAAATCTGGCGCGAGGTCAAGCGGCTGGGCTTCAGTGACGCGCGGCTGGGCGAACTCGTGGGGCTGGGCGAGCTGGAGGTGCGCGAACTCCGCAAGGCGGCCAAAGCCACCCCGGTCTACAAGACGGTGGACACCTGCGCCGCCGAGTTCGAGGCGTATACGCCCTACCACTACTCGACCTACGAGTGGGAGGACGAGGTCACGCCGACCGACAAGCCCAAAGTCGTGATCCTGGGGAGCGGCCCCAACCGTATCGGGCAGGGGGTGGAGTTCGACTACGCGACCGTCCACGCCGTCTGGGCGCTGCAAGAAGCCGGATACGAGACGATCATGGTCAACTCGAACCCGGAGACGGTGAGCACCGACTACGACACCGCCGACCGCCTGTACTTCGAGCCGCTGACCTTCGAGGACGTGATGAACATCGTCGAGCACGAGAAGCCCGTGGGCGTGATCGTGCAACTCGGCGGGCAGACGCCGCTGAAACTGGCCCGCAAACTGGCCGACGCGGGTGCGCCCATCATCGGCACCAGCCCCGAGACCATCCACGAGGCCGAAGACCGCGCCAGTTTCAACGCCCTGTGCGAACGCCTGGGCCTGCCGCAGCCGAGGGGCAAAGTGGCCGAAACGCCCGCCCAGGCGCGGGAACTCGCCGCCGAACTCGGCTTCCCGCTGATGGCGCGGCCCAGTTACGTCCTCGGCGGCCGGGCCATGCGCACCGTGCGCAGCATGGATGAACTGACCACCTATCTGGACGAGGTGTACGCCGCCGTGGAAGGGCAACCCAGCATCCTCCTCGACCAGTTTCTGGAAGGCGCACTGGAACTCGACGTGGACACCCTCTGCGACGGGGAACGTGCGGTGGTCGCGGGCATCATGGAACACGTGGAAGCCGCCGGGGTGCACAGCGGGGACAGCGCGTGCGTCCTGCCGCCCGTGAACCTGAGCGCCGAACTCACCCAGCGCGTGAAGGCCGACACGGAACGCCTCGCGCTCGCCCTGGGCGTCAAGGGCCTGATGAACGTGCAGTGGGCCGTGAAGGACGGCGTGGCGTACATCCTGGAAGCCAACCCCCGCGCCAGCCGCACCGTGCCGTTCGTATCCAAGGCCGTGAACCACCCACTCGCCAAGAGTGCCGCCCGCATTGCCGCCGGGCAGACGCTGGAGCAGATTGGCCTGCTGGAAACGCCCACGCCGCGCATGTACTCGGTGAAGGAGGTTCACCTGCCGTTCCTGAAATTCAAGGACGTTTCCCCCGTGCTGGGGCCGGAAATGAAAAGCACCGGCGAAAGCATGGGCATAGACAGTGACCCGTACCTGGCGTTCTACCGGGCGCAACTCGGCGCGAAAAACTACCTGCCGCTGGAGGGAACCGCCCTGCTCATCGGGGACGGACTGGACGACGTGGCCGGAATGCTGCAAGGAGCCGGATTGAAAGTTATTCGGGAGCAGAACGGCGACCAGTTGCCTGACCTGCTGATTGACGTGACCGGCTCGGCGTTGCTGCGAACCGCCCTGGAACGCGGCGTGCCGATTGTCAGCACGCGAGAAGGCGCGGAGTGGACGGCACAGGCGATTAAGGCCGCCGTGGGCACGGAGCTGGGTGTGAAGGGATTGCAGGAGTGGGTGGAAGCGTAA
- a CDS encoding type II toxin-antitoxin system VapC family toxin, whose product MSLLYLDTSALLRLYTREPDYEQVIALKEQAYGVICHVITHVEMVSAFTGRRTRKLLSGRAYQTALEAFRSDWPTFQHVAMDEELLQDAADLSQAHALRAYDAVHLAAAQAVSPLGVQFMTFDLRLRAVAEQVMPGQVWQP is encoded by the coding sequence TTGAGCCTGCTTTACCTGGACACTTCCGCCCTGCTTCGCCTCTACACCCGCGAACCGGACTATGAACAGGTCATTGCCCTCAAGGAACAGGCATACGGCGTGATCTGCCACGTCATCACCCACGTGGAGATGGTTTCGGCCTTCACCGGGCGGCGGACTCGGAAACTGCTAAGCGGTCGCGCGTACCAGACGGCCCTTGAGGCATTCAGGAGCGATTGGCCGACCTTCCAGCATGTTGCCATGGACGAGGAACTGTTGCAGGACGCCGCCGATCTCTCCCAGGCCCACGCCCTGCGGGCCTACGACGCCGTTCACCTCGCCGCTGCCCAGGCCGTCTCCCCGCTGGGCGTGCAGTTCATGACCTTCGATCTGCGGCTGCGAGCGGTGGCTGAACAGGTCATGCCCGGTCAGGTGTGGCAGCCGTAG
- a CDS encoding ATP-binding protein: MPDTHPVSTALEGFPKTATPIHVSLSNELVVLLSDQLYQTPTKAIEELVVNAYDAGAKECRISVPDINVSSREPYSNFVAIFDDGIGMDADGLSNLWQIGRSFKKTEEVSRRFIRKQIGRFGIGKLATYTIANRLTYISKSHGKTLAMSVDFSEFLPSESGSVRPVELPVREIVDWQKFKITIQTQLDACGVGSEIEDAESWTLAVLEDLKPVKLKRLKYGTLEWVLRTAMPLGIDFNLFLNSNKIESSKEDYKKVVEFKISDLPKKRLENLQEATKVDWTIVDQGLKSEFFPSGIFGTIFVTERTLIGNKSEDIARSHGFFIRVNKRLVNLSDPLFIDQALMHGVFNRFRADIDVDDLNTEIKASRESFEESQLKDILKIVLREIFNEASGRYNEFLAKSASDGKKMEGKKELIAPQLVEIPLADTIAEQSDISGQTDADGNWFYVGIKPEMVKDELVKTLYSSRTQGYKYRYTASGATERIVKLDPIDRTFWINSDHELVKEYAEGATKLFLEDFVTAETMLEIYLKEAKIGTHIIGTLLERRDQLLRSLVKDHAFSSKNIAQSLREAGSDERELEVLLVVAMRALGFVAKHISNAGEPDGVARFNDIPNGERKITLEAKSSIGTPQLSALDFAGLREHMVREGAQGCLLLAPSFPGATKQDSAVDVRASQQNISCWHVETLAKFIDAADSHHLNARDLLNIVLKVYEPDEVDNAVNNLISSERRDKTALYTAIIRSLKSMESRMTDSPRNSSMITTSISFQSGFEDIKQSEVDNALRELSNASQGYMIYTKENIIILNVSVDELEARLHNMTKGDVTPRRISNFREKEN, translated from the coding sequence GTGCCAGATACCCATCCTGTCTCTACAGCCCTAGAGGGCTTCCCAAAAACAGCCACGCCTATTCACGTATCACTTTCTAATGAATTGGTCGTTTTGTTATCCGATCAACTTTACCAAACTCCGACTAAAGCGATTGAGGAGTTGGTAGTGAATGCATATGATGCTGGCGCAAAAGAGTGTCGTATTTCTGTGCCAGACATTAACGTGTCTAGTCGAGAGCCATATTCAAACTTTGTCGCAATATTTGATGACGGGATCGGAATGGATGCCGATGGTTTGTCAAATCTGTGGCAAATTGGGCGGAGTTTTAAGAAAACGGAAGAAGTAAGCAGAAGGTTTATTCGAAAACAGATTGGACGATTTGGAATTGGCAAGCTAGCTACCTATACAATAGCCAACAGACTGACCTACATATCGAAGTCCCACGGCAAGACTCTTGCAATGTCGGTCGATTTCTCTGAGTTTCTACCCTCGGAGTCTGGGTCAGTTAGGCCAGTCGAATTACCGGTTAGAGAGATCGTAGATTGGCAGAAGTTTAAAATTACAATTCAGACTCAGCTAGACGCCTGCGGCGTAGGAAGTGAGATAGAAGATGCTGAGTCTTGGACATTGGCAGTTTTGGAGGACTTGAAGCCCGTAAAGTTGAAACGCTTGAAGTACGGAACACTTGAATGGGTATTGCGCACAGCAATGCCACTAGGAATAGACTTCAACCTCTTTTTAAATTCCAATAAAATTGAAAGCTCAAAAGAAGATTATAAAAAGGTTGTTGAATTTAAGATCTCTGATCTTCCCAAAAAACGTCTTGAGAATCTTCAGGAGGCAACTAAAGTTGATTGGACGATTGTTGATCAGGGCTTAAAATCAGAATTCTTCCCCTCGGGAATCTTTGGAACCATTTTTGTCACCGAAAGAACATTAATTGGAAATAAGAGTGAAGATATAGCACGGAGTCATGGGTTTTTTATCAGAGTGAATAAGAGGCTCGTGAATCTAAGCGATCCCCTATTTATTGATCAAGCCCTTATGCATGGAGTCTTTAACCGATTTCGCGCCGACATTGATGTTGATGATCTGAATACGGAAATCAAGGCCAGTAGGGAAAGCTTCGAAGAATCGCAACTCAAAGATATCTTAAAAATCGTACTCAGAGAGATATTCAATGAGGCCAGCGGCAGGTATAATGAGTTCCTGGCAAAGAGCGCCTCTGATGGAAAGAAGATGGAAGGCAAGAAGGAGCTTATAGCTCCACAACTTGTTGAGATTCCCCTAGCCGATACTATTGCGGAACAGAGTGACATTAGCGGCCAGACCGACGCTGATGGAAATTGGTTTTACGTCGGGATCAAGCCAGAAATGGTAAAAGATGAGCTTGTTAAGACTCTTTACTCGTCACGTACGCAAGGATATAAATACAGATACACTGCGAGTGGAGCGACAGAAAGAATTGTTAAGCTTGATCCGATTGATCGTACATTTTGGATAAATTCTGACCACGAGCTCGTTAAAGAATATGCGGAAGGCGCAACAAAATTATTTTTGGAAGATTTTGTAACTGCTGAAACAATGCTTGAAATATACTTAAAGGAAGCTAAGATAGGGACTCATATTATTGGAACGCTCCTTGAAAGACGTGATCAACTACTACGCAGTCTTGTTAAAGATCACGCCTTTTCTTCAAAAAATATCGCCCAATCTTTGCGAGAAGCTGGTTCGGACGAAAGAGAGCTTGAAGTTCTCCTCGTCGTAGCAATGCGAGCGCTTGGCTTCGTCGCCAAGCATATTTCTAATGCCGGAGAACCAGACGGAGTGGCTCGATTTAACGACATACCAAATGGTGAACGCAAAATTACCCTTGAGGCTAAATCTTCGATAGGAACGCCACAACTCTCTGCTTTGGACTTTGCAGGGTTGAGAGAACACATGGTACGTGAGGGCGCTCAGGGTTGCCTCCTCCTAGCGCCTTCCTTTCCTGGAGCAACAAAGCAAGATTCTGCCGTGGACGTAAGAGCAAGTCAGCAGAATATCTCCTGCTGGCATGTAGAAACATTGGCGAAATTTATAGATGCAGCGGATAGCCATCATCTAAATGCTCGTGATCTACTAAATATTGTCCTAAAAGTGTATGAGCCGGACGAAGTCGATAATGCAGTTAATAACCTTATCTCTAGTGAGCGGAGGGACAAGACTGCTCTCTATACTGCGATTATCAGGTCTTTGAAGAGCATGGAGTCGCGTATGACGGATTCACCTAGAAATTCTTCAATGATTACAACCTCTATATCTTTTCAGTCAGGCTTTGAAGACATTAAGCAGAGCGAAGTTGATAACGCCCTGCGTGAACTATCAAACGCAAGTCAAGGCTATATGATTTATACTAAGGAAAATATCATTATCCTAAACGTGTCGGTTGATGAATTGGAAGCACGGTTGCACAACATGACAAAGGGTGACGTAACACCGCGCAGAATAAGCAATTTTAGGGAGAAGGAAAATTAA
- a CDS encoding helix-turn-helix domain-containing protein: MTAQMHIGLAELLRRHNISQKQLAEAAGMRPATVNALFRARIERVELGTLVDLVTGLRRLGIKADVGDILQVVDEPDEAEQAARERALRLLGGEPWGLKPKGLAEPVPVSDPPVEDLLPDLLGPSL; encoded by the coding sequence ATGACCGCACAGATGCACATCGGCCTCGCTGAGCTTCTGCGGCGTCACAACATCAGCCAGAAGCAACTGGCCGAGGCCGCTGGAATGCGCCCAGCTACGGTCAACGCCCTCTTCCGGGCTCGCATAGAACGGGTCGAGCTAGGCACGCTCGTGGACCTGGTGACGGGCCTGCGGCGCCTAGGAATCAAGGCCGATGTGGGCGACATCCTGCAAGTCGTGGACGAGCCCGACGAGGCCGAGCAGGCGGCCCGTGAACGCGCCCTGCGGCTGCTGGGGGGCGAACCCTGGGGACTGAAGCCCAAGGGGCTGGCCGAGCCCGTCCCCGTGAGCGATCCGCCTGTCGAGGACCTGTTGCCCGATCTGCTGGGGCCTTCGCTTTGA
- a CDS encoding AbrB/MazE/SpoVT family DNA-binding domain-containing protein, which translates to MTTTPAYHLKIQAQGRVVVPTDVRADLGVQEGDELILLRDEHGYRLTSRRLLVLELQGSLRKTGAAAERDLTQELLDDRRAEAASKGW; encoded by the coding sequence ATGACCACGACTCCTGCCTATCATTTGAAAATCCAGGCACAAGGGCGAGTTGTTGTCCCCACAGACGTTCGCGCTGACCTTGGTGTGCAGGAGGGCGACGAACTGATCCTGCTCAGGGACGAGCACGGCTACAGGCTGACCAGTCGGCGCCTGCTTGTTCTGGAACTTCAGGGCAGCCTCAGGAAAACGGGTGCGGCAGCCGAACGGGACCTGACTCAGGAGTTACTGGATGACCGCCGAGCAGAAGCCGCCAGCAAGGGCTGGTGA
- a CDS encoding type II toxin-antitoxin system PemK/MazF family toxin yields the protein MAVGLIRRGDIFLTHFGPARAGEPDFKRPAVVITNNVANAKADALTVVPLTSNLNTVYDFQLLLPTERTGLNLDSKAQTELITCIAVSRIGKRLGQVPEELMTELDARIRLHLAL from the coding sequence ATGGCTGTAGGACTCATCCGGCGCGGCGACATTTTTCTGACCCATTTCGGCCCCGCCCGCGCTGGTGAGCCGGACTTCAAACGCCCCGCTGTGGTCATCACCAACAATGTCGCCAACGCCAAAGCGGATGCCCTGACGGTGGTTCCACTCACGAGCAACCTGAACACCGTATATGACTTTCAGCTTCTGCTGCCCACCGAGCGCACCGGTCTAAATCTGGACAGCAAAGCCCAGACGGAACTCATCACCTGCATTGCCGTCAGCCGAATCGGCAAGCGCCTGGGGCAAGTTCCTGAAGAGCTGATGACCGAACTGGACGCCAGAATCCGCCTGCACCTGGCCTTATAA